A single genomic interval of Lathyrus oleraceus cultivar Zhongwan6 chromosome 7, CAAS_Psat_ZW6_1.0, whole genome shotgun sequence harbors:
- the LOC127102852 gene encoding uncharacterized protein LOC127102852 produces the protein METFFNFEAYLPSERIESSHNIHVFRKCFCIDFEFNHTIVPSQSDATTFMPDFTTTIKRVVAIPIEILCNGLEGDHNGVLYAEFSFVPDDLLYTVLPNLEEFARQIVAHNYENRDILELNVRLSAITSIEEEEEDFRNQDDYGQAQQVVDLMEKLENCYPFCDSIEQCPICLEEFCIKSDLARTKCSHVFHKNCIGSWIQQCINRSSTYTCPLCRESEGSEEESEYEGSKDESELEDDSKDKDESDSESDYEDEEDFEGKSDSEGESDSDPDSDDDPESGGNQIFEGGAFEGGPTSEGGQASDNVLESKGDSKQV, from the exons ATGGAAACCTTCTTCAACTTTGAAGCGTATTTACCTAGCGAAAGAATTGAATCTTCACATAATATTCATGTTTTTAGAAAATGCTTTTGCATTGATTTTGAGTTCAACCACACAATTGTACCTTCTCAATCCGATGCCACAACCTTTATGCCCGATTTTACAACTACAATCAAAAGAGTTGTAGCGATTCCTATTGAAATTCTATGTAATGGTTTGGAAGGAGATCATAATGGTGTTTTATACGCCGAATTTTCTTTTGTGCCAGATGATTTATTATATACGGTTCTACCAAATCTTGAAGAATTTGCTAGACAAATAGTTGCACACAACTATGAAAATCGTGATATATTAGAGTTGAATGTGCGTCTTTCTGCCATAACATCAATTGAAGAGGAGGAAGAAGATTTTAGAAATCAAGATGATTATGGTCAAGCTCAACAAGTTGTTGATTTGATGGAGAAATTAGAAAACTGTTATCCTTTTTGTGACTCAATCGAACAATGTCCTATTTGTTTGGAGGAGTTTTGCATTAAATCAGATTTAGCTCGTACCAAATGCTCGCATGTTTTTCATAAAAATTGTATTGGCTCATGGATTCAACAATGCATCAATCGCTCATCAACTTACACTTGTCCATTGTGTCGAG AATCTGAAGGTTCTGAAGAAGAGTCAGAATATGAGGGTTCTAAAGACGAGTCAGAGTTAGAAGATGACTCTAAAGATAAAGATGAGTCAGACTCTGAAAGTGACTATGAAGATGAAGAAGACTTTGAAGGCAAgtctgattctgaaggtgaatctgattctGATCCAGATTCTGATGATGATCCAGAATCTGGAGGTAATCAAATCTTTGAAGGTGGAGCCTTTGAAGGTGGTCCAACTTCTGAGGGCGGTCAAGCATCCGATAATGTTCTAGAATCAAAAGGGGATTCTAAACAAGTTTAG